A genome region from Anaerohalosphaeraceae bacterium includes the following:
- the galE gene encoding UDP-glucose 4-epimerase GalE — MNILVCGGAGYIGSNMTEMLARAGHRPVVLDNLSKGHRAAVRSAEFVQGDFGNLEFTVEVLKKHRIEAVMHFAAFIEVGESVEAPLRYYDNNVSRTRTLLEAMEKAGVEKFVFSSTAAVYGMPRTIPIPEDLPKDPINPYGETKWAVERMCHFQCQTGRLRYAALRYFNACGAGFDAQFGEDHRPELHLIPLIIQAAMGKRPSIRIYGTDYPTPDGTCIRDYIHVEDLCSAHLLALERLANQRELVYNLGNGTGYSVRQVIDTVRRVSGRSFRVEETSRRPGDPPVLTADASRAIRELGWKTRYPDLETIVESAWRFHTAHPDGYES, encoded by the coding sequence ATGAACATCCTGGTTTGCGGCGGGGCCGGCTATATCGGCAGCAACATGACCGAGATGCTGGCTCGGGCGGGACATCGTCCGGTTGTGCTGGACAATCTGAGCAAGGGACATCGAGCCGCCGTGCGAAGTGCGGAGTTTGTGCAGGGGGATTTTGGAAATCTGGAGTTTACAGTCGAGGTTCTGAAAAAACATCGAATCGAAGCCGTAATGCATTTTGCGGCCTTTATCGAGGTCGGCGAGTCGGTCGAAGCGCCGCTTCGCTATTATGACAACAATGTGAGCCGAACGCGGACTCTGCTGGAGGCAATGGAGAAGGCGGGGGTGGAGAAGTTCGTCTTCAGCAGCACGGCGGCGGTGTATGGGATGCCCCGGACGATTCCAATCCCGGAGGACCTGCCGAAAGACCCCATCAATCCCTACGGAGAGACCAAATGGGCCGTAGAGCGGATGTGTCATTTTCAGTGTCAGACGGGACGGCTTCGCTACGCCGCGCTTCGCTATTTTAATGCGTGCGGGGCGGGTTTTGATGCTCAATTCGGCGAAGACCATCGCCCGGAGTTGCATCTGATTCCGCTGATTATTCAGGCGGCGATGGGAAAACGGCCGTCCATCAGGATTTACGGCACGGATTATCCGACGCCGGACGGCACGTGCATTCGCGACTATATCCATGTGGAGGATTTGTGTTCAGCGCATCTGCTGGCTCTGGAGCGGCTGGCGAACCAGCGCGAGCTGGTGTACAACCTGGGCAACGGAACCGGCTATTCCGTCCGTCAGGTGATTGACACGGTGCGGCGTGTGTCAGGGCGTTCGTTTCGTGTGGAAGAGACGTCCCGCCGTCCGGGCGACCCGCCGGTGCTCACAGCCGATGCCTCCCGCGCCATTCGGGAATTGGGATGGAAAACCCGG